From Niallia sp. Man26:
CCATTTAATAATAGTTTGTTCGTAAAGTAATTAAAGTATGGGGAGGGAACCATGGAACAAGTTAATTTTTTTGAAAGCAGTCTTTTTAGTTCAGATGTAGAGAAAACTTTTCTAGTCCATAAGAAGATCATTAAAGAATATATTCCAGAAGCTGATGTTCAGCACGTTGGAAGCACTGCTATACCTAAAAGTTTGACCAAAGGAGATTTGGATATACAAGTACGTGTATCTTCTCAACATTTCTCAAGGGCAGTTCAGATACTTTCATCCTTGTATGAAAGTAATAACGGTAGTGTAAAAACGGAGTTTTTTAGAGCTTTTAAAAAGGATTCGACTATTCCTCCTTTAGGAATTCAATTAACTGTAATTGGCTCTGAATATGATTTCTTTTGGAAATTCCGGGATGTTTTATTACATAATGAAGCTTATAGAATCGAATATGATAACTTAAAGAGAGAGTTTGAAGGAAAAGAGATGGATAAGTATAGAAGTCAAAAAAATATTTTTTTCCAAAAACTAATGCAAACTCCTGAATTTAAAAAA
This genomic window contains:
- a CDS encoding GrpB family protein — translated: MEQVNFFESSLFSSDVEKTFLVHKKIIKEYIPEADVQHVGSTAIPKSLTKGDLDIQVRVSSQHFSRAVQILSSLYESNNGSVKTEFFRAFKKDSTIPPLGIQLTVIGSEYDFFWKFRDVLLHNEAYRIEYDNLKREFEGKEMDKYRSQKNIFFQKLMQTPEFKKL